The Candidatus Berkelbacteria bacterium region GGATTTTCTGAAAATGAAGCCCGAATTTATGCGGCTAATTTAGAGTTGGGCCCCTCAACCGTGGCCGATATTGCCCGAAAAGCGGGCGTTAACCGCACCACCGGCTATAATATTTTGGAAGTCCTGGTGGCAAAAAGAATGGCC contains the following coding sequences:
- a CDS encoding TrmB family transcriptional regulator; this translates as MRELEELGFSENEARIYAANLELGPSTVADIARKAGVNRTTGYNILEVLVAKRMA